A genomic segment from Triplophysa dalaica isolate WHDGS20190420 chromosome 22, ASM1584641v1, whole genome shotgun sequence encodes:
- the cdc37l1 gene encoding hsp90 co-chaperone Cdc37-like 1: MEWFAEQDRKEMSRTHPQEPSVDSMASLCQSQQRCVKASVACQWQLAEAQDQLCGLELHGSESVEQEHAQALASSTELSQIEQEWKHKERMLGRSPTLCPEASRDVFDKSIINSSQTWPKECDHDKSQSFVQRYEELLKHFGMLRRWDDSQRFLSEHPPLICEETANYLILWSFRLQSEQKEALMEQVAHQAVVMQFILEMAKNAQEDPRGCFRQFFQKAKAGQEGYLDVFHKELEAFKQRVMEYTMKSEGETPKQTAHQNTVPGCRLDPKDVLESLPPDLKTCIQMQDMHILQNLLRTMNPQVAEYHLKRCLEAGLWTNIPRASKEESSETDEWRMMET, translated from the exons ATGGAGTGGTTTGCTGAACAGGATCGAAAGGAGATGTCCCGCACACACCCACAAGAG CCCAGTGTGGACAGCATGGCGTCCCTGTGCCAGAGTCAGCAGCGCTGTGTAAAGGCCTCCGTTGCGTGTCAGTGGCAGCTGGCGGAGGCGCAGGACCAGCTGTGTGGTCTGGAGCTTCACGGCTCGGAGTCTGTGGAACAGGAGCACGCTCAAGCTCTGGCTTCTTCCACCGAGCTCTCGCAGATCGAACAGGAGTGGAAGCATAAAGAGAGAATGCTGGGAAGGAGTCCTACGCTGTGTCCGGAGGCCAGTCGAGACGTGTTTGACAAG AGTATCATAAACAGTTCTCAAACTTGGCCTAAGGAATGTGATCATGACAAAAGCCAAAGTTTCGTCCAACGTTATGAGGAGCTGTTAAAACATTTTG GTATGTTAAGAAGGTGGGACGACAGCCAGCGCTTTCTATCAGAGCACCCCCCTCTTATCTGTGAAGAAACAGCCAATTACTTAATTCTGTGGAGCTTTCGGTTACAATCGGAGCAA AAAGAGGCTTTAATGGAGCAGGTCGCTCATCAGGCGGTCGTCATGCAGTTTATTCTGGAGATGGCCAAGAACGCCCAGGAGGACCCACGAGGCTGCTTCCGTCAGTTCTTTCAGAAAGCCAAA GCGGGACAGGAAGGATACTTAGACGTTTTCCATAAAGAACTTGAGGCCTTTAAGCAGAGAGTAATGGAGTATACAATGAAATCAGAAGGAGAAACCCCAAAGCAGACGGCACACCAGAACACAGTGCCAGGCTGTCGCCTCGACCCCAAAGACGTTCTGGAGTCTCTGCCACCG GATCTAAAAACGTGTATCCAGATGCAAGATATGCACATCCTTCAGAACTTGCTGCGCACCATGAACCCACAG GTGGCAGAATATCACCTAAAGCGTTGTTTGGAAGCAGGACTTTGGACAAATATCCCCAGAGCCTCTAAAGAGGAGAGTTCAGAAACGGACGAATGGAGAATGATGGAGACCTAG